The Polaribacter sp. MED152 region ATTTGGCCATTTGTACAACCTCGTAAGCTATACCTTGCCCAGCAATAGCTGCATCTCCATGAATAACGATTGGTAAGATTTTACTTGAATCTCCATCGTATTTTCTATCAATTTTAGCTCTTGTAATACCTTCTGCAACTGCTGCAACAGTTTCTAAGTGCGATGGATTTGGAACTAAATTCATTTTAATTTCATTACCATCTCTATAGGTTTTACTCAACGTTAAACCTAAGTGATATTTTACATCACCATCTATATCTTGGTCTTCAAAATCTTTACCTTCAAACTCACTGAACAAATCTCTTACAGGTTTTTTAAAGATGTTCACTAAGGTATTTAAACGCCCTCTGTGAGCCATACCTAAAACACATTCTTTAACTCCGTATTTCTCTGCAGCATCTCTTAACATTACACTAATTCCAGGAATTAATGTTTCTCCTCCTTCTAAAGAAAAACGCTTTTGACCTACATATTTAGTTTGTAAAAAGCTTTCAAATGTAACTGCTTGATTTAATTTAGATAAGATGTATTTCTTAGAATCCTGACTGTAGCTAGGGTGATTATCGTTCTCATTTAAACGCTCTTGCCACCATTTTAATTTCTCAGGATTACGCATGTACATGTATTCTACACCAATAGAATCGCAATAAATGCTTTTAAGATGATCTATAATTTTAGATAATTTTACTCTACCAATGCCTAAAACATCACCTGCAGAAAATTCTTTGTCTAAATCATCTTGAGTTAAACCAAAGTTTTCTATAGCTAAAGTTGGTTCGTATTTTCTTCTATCTCTAACAGGATTTGTTTTTGTAAATAAATGACCTCTAGTTCTGTACCCATTTATTAAGTCTACAACCAAGAATTCTTTTCTAACTTCTTGTGGAATTTCTGTAGAAACTTCTTCATCTGTTAACGAATAGTTTTCATTTGCAAGATCATAACCTTGAAAAAAACTTCTCCAACTTGGTTCTACTGAATCTGGATTAACTAAATATTGATCGTATAAATCTGCTATAAAGCCTGTGTGTGCTGCGTTTAAGAACGAAAATTTGTCCATATAATTATTTATGCTTTTGTTTAAGCTACTAATTGAAACAAAAATACAATTTTTAAAAATATTGCGTAATTTATTTAGGAATATAAATCATTAAAATTTTATTAAAAAAAATAAAAAAGTATTTGGCAATATTCTAAAATAATATATATTTGCACTCGCTAATCACAAATTGTGAAGCAAACTCCTCCTTAGCTCAGTTGGTTAGAGCATCTGACTGTTAATCAGAGGGTCCTTGGTTCGAGTCCAAGAGGGGGAGCAAAAAAGCCTTATCTAATTGAGATAAGGCTTTTTTAATTTATACAATTCAAACTTAAAATACTTCTTTTTTAATAATACACTTCTAATAATTTTGCGTTAGAAGCCTCAATATTAATACTGTTAATTGCAGCTGGCAACAAAATAGTTTCACCACAATTTATACTATATGTTTTATTTTCATGATGAATAGTTGCATTACCTTCTACACACATAAAAATTATAAACGAATCTATAGCTGAATAATCTTTTTCAATTTTTGAATCTACATCTAAAATATTTGTAGTAAAATATGGCGAATGCACTAGTTTGTTAGATTTATTTTTATCTAACTCATAAGACGTTTTATAACTATCATGCACTTGATAATCAATGACATCTATTGCTTGCTCATTATGTAAATCTCTTTTTTTACCAGTTTTAGCATCTACTCTGTCATAATCGTAAATTCTATAGGTAATGTCTGAAGTTTGCTGAATTTCTGCCAACAAAACTCCTGCTCCAATTGCATGTACTCTTCCTGTAGGAATGTAAAAAGTATCTCCTTTATTTACATTTTCATGATGCATTACGTCTAAAATTGTATTGTTTTTTAGATGCTCTTTGTATTCATCTTTATTAATTTCTTTATCAAAACCAACTATTAACTCAGCTTCCTCATCTGCTTGCATTACATACCACATTTCATTTTTACCAAATGAATTGTGCCTTTCTTTTGCTATTTCATTACTAGGATGCACCTGAATAGAAAGTGGTGTTTTAGCATCTATGAACTTAATTAGTAAAGGAAACTCTTCACCAAATTTTTCGTACACGTTGTTTCCAACAAAATCTCCTTTAAACTCATTGGTTAAATCTCTTAACGATTTACCTACTAAATTACCATCTGCAACTAAGGTTTCATCTCCAGAAACATCTGATATTTCCCAAGATTCACCAATATTCTCTTCTGTGTACTCTTTATTTAATTCTGTTTTTAGTTTTTCACCACCCCAAATTCTGTACTTATACAAAGGCGTAAACTTTAAAGGATAAAAATTCATAATAATTTATTTTATTCAAAGATAACAAAATGACCTTTTTAGAAATGTTTTACTCGTTTAATGATATTATATATGCATATAAACTGCGTAAAGCTTTAGGTGGGTTACCATGATCAAACTCAACAGAACTATATGTGGTATTGTCTTTTGTGATATTTAGGGCTGCAAACATAGCACCATCTGTATACCTTTTTTCTGAAGGTGCTTCCATTTGATTCATTTGTGATAAATCAATTTCATTTACCAATTTAGTTAGTTTGCTAATTTGAGTTTTACTTAAAACTTTAGTCTTTTTTGTATCTGAGGAACTAAAATTGAATTTACCATTTTCGATAGTCATTAAAAAAGACGAACCTCTAGTTTTAGCTTCATATTTTATTGATAGATTATCTTCTTGATGCGCATCTTGACTCTTACAATCTAAGCAAGCAAAAAAGACCAAGAAACCTAAAACTTTAATGTATTTATTCATAATTGACTTTTAAATTAACAAAAAAAGGCGTCTAAAGACGCCTTTTTACTAAATTTTTGAAAGTATTAGTTTCCTGCAATTGAGGCTCTTCCACCTCCTGAAGCAAATAAAGCTCTCATTCTTTCTTTTTGACCTTCACTAAACATATTCATACAAGCATCATCTGTATAATCCATGTAATTCATGAATTGATCATTACTTCTACAGTGATATGCTGTTGTAGGACAACCATAATTTGGCCTGTCTGAAGATGGTGTATCTGCAACAAAATCATCTCTGTTACATCTTCCATCACCCCAAATATGTCTTAAGTTTAGATAATGACCAACTTCGTGAGTTGTAGTTCTACCTCCATCAAAAGGTGCAGCAACGTAACCAGTTGTTCCAAAGTACTGAGGAGAAACTACTATACCATCTGTAGCAAGGCTACCTCCAGGAAATTGTGCATAACCTAAAATTCCACCACCAATATTTGCAACCCAAATATTCATGTGAGTTTCTGGAGTTACAGGAGGATAAGCAGATTTTACTGCATTATTAGTACCCCAAGCAGTTGTTGTACTTGCGTTTCTAAATGTTCCTGCTAATGAAAATGTAATTTCTGTATCTGCTGCTACACCTGCAAAAGCACTTGGTGTATTGTTTGCATCGTTATTAGTTCTTCTAAAATCATCATTTAAAACTGCAATTTGGGAGTTTATTTGAGCATCAGAAATATTTTCATTTGAGTTACTATAAACAACGTGCACATAAACAGGAATGTTTACAATACCTAAGTTGTCTGAAACTGGTGGGTCTCCTCCACCATCATTTCCTCCACCACCATTTCCATTTCCATTACCAGCACCAGATGGCTTTTTTCCAGCAATAAAACTTCTAGTAGCATATTCAATATCGTACATTTTTTTATAAAGCCCTTTATTTTCTGCAAGTTGTCTATTTAAAACCTGCATAGAATAACATTCTTTACCATCTTTTTCTGATGGTCCTTTAGCTTCTAAATCGTCTGTATGAACAAAAAAGTCGCTCATATCTATTTTAGATTGTTGATCGTTTGAAATGTCTGTTGTTTCATCTTGACATCCCACAAAAATTCCTGTTGCTAATAGCAAGCCTAATAATGATTTTCTCATAAATTAAAATGATTTTGGGGTTTAATTAAAAAGTTAAAGTAAGTTAATTTTTTATAAAATAATTAATGAAAATGTTTAAATAATAACAATTATTCATAATTATGTTAAATTTTTTAACGATGCGAATATACCGTTATTTTTAACATTTCAAAATAATTCATAAAAAAAATCATCAAATATTGATGATTTTTAAATTTTTACAAGAAAACAGTGAATTTATGACAACATAGTAACCGCCCTTTTTAATGCGTTCACAAAAACGTCTATTTCATTTTTCGTATTGTAGAAAGAAAACGATGCTCTTACAGTTCCTGGTATTTGAAAGTAGTCCATAATAGGTTGTGCACAATGATGCCCAGTTCTAACTGCAATACCTAATTTGTCTAAAATTGCTCCAATATCATAAGGATGAATCTCATTTACATTAAACGAAATAACTGCAGTTTTTTCTGCTGATGTTCCATAGATTTTTAATCCTTCAATTTTAAGTAATTCTTCTGTAGCATAAACTAACAAATCATTTTCATAAGATGCAATATTATCAAAACCAACAGAATTCATGTAATCTAAAGCTGCACCAAAAGCGATTCCTCCACAGATATTTGGAGTACCAGCCTCGAACTTATGAGGTAAACCTGCATAGGTAGTTTTTTTAAAAGAAACAGTGGCAATCATTTCTCCTCCTCCTTGATAAGGTGGTAATTTTTCTAACCATTCTTGTTTGCCATACAATAAACCAACTCCTGTTGGCCCACATAATTTATGAGCAGATGCTACATAAAAATCTACGTCTAAAGCCTGTACATCTGGCTTAATATGAGGTGTAGCTTGTGCACCATCAATTAAAACTGCAGCATTAACTTTATGTGCGGCTTCAATAATTTCTTCTATAGGATTTACGGTACCTAAAGCATTAGACACATGATTACAAAAAACAAGTTTTGTATTTTCATTTAACAACTCATGATAGGTTTGCAAATCTAACACACCATCAGCAGTCATTGGTATTACCTTTAAAATAGCGCCTGTTTTTTCGCATAGCATTTGCCAAGGCACAATATTAGAATGATGCTCTAAAGCAGAAACAATTAATTCATCTCCCTTACTCAATAAAGACTCAAAACCTGAAGCCACCATATTTATGGCATGTGTTGTACCTGCAGTTAAAATAATTTCATAAGCTTCTTTCGCATTAAAATGATGCTGAATTTTTATACGCGCTTCTTCGTATTTATCTGTAGCTTCCTGGCTTAATGTATGCACACCTCTGTGAATGTTTGCATTGTAATTGCTGTAATAATCTACAATAGTATCTATAACAACTTGAGGTGTTTGAGAAGTTGCTGCATTATCAAAATACACTAAAGGTTTACCATGTACTTTTCTTTTTAGTATTGGAAAATCTTCTCTAATCTTATCTACATTAAACATGGGAATCATTTTAAAATACAAAGATAAAACTTGATTTTTTAAAGTGCGAAGAAAGACAATATGATTTTCTTATTTTTACATCACTAAACTCTTTGCAATGAAAATTTTAAAGCGAATTTTACTTTTATTCTCTATTTCTTTAATCCTTATTATTTTTTTTAACTATCCAAAATTAAATATGCTTTCTGGTTATGCTGCCAAAAGTACAGCTTCATCTGTATTTCTTGCTGAGAGAGATTTAGATGTTACTAATGCTACAGACAACAATTTTTCTCCTGTAAACTTAGCTACAAACACCGTGAATGCTGATAAGAAAATTGCCATTTCTTCTGCATTCGGACTTTTAACAAGAAAAGCAATTTATAGAGATGGTTTAGGTGCTGTACTTACACTGTCTAAAGAGGATGAATCTGCCACTTATTTAAAACCGAAAAGAAGTATTCCTGATAATAAAACGCCTTATCCTTATGGAAATGCAGAACAGAAAGACACTATTTTCAACAATATTGATTATTCAAAATTAGATGATGCTTTAACCTATTTATTTGACGAAAAAAATCAAACTAGAGCTGCTATAATTTTGTACAAAGATCAAATCATTGCAGAAAAATATGCTGATGGTTTTACAAAAGAATCTAAGTTATTAGGCTGGTCTATGACAAAAAGCATTACCAGTACCATTTTCGGAATTTTAGAGCATCAACAAAAAATAAATGTGCAAGACAAAGCACCAATAGCCGCTTGGAAAAATGATGAAAGAAGCAAAATTACCATTCATAATCTGCTACAAATGAATTCTGGTTTAGAATGGGATGAGAATTATGACAAAATTTCTGACGCCACAAAAATGCTTTTTTTAGAGAGAGATATGACTAAAACCCAAGAACTAAAAGAACTTGCAGGTCAACCAAACCAAAGCTGGAATTATTCTTCTGGAACCACCAATTTATTATCTGGTATTCTTAGAAAACAATTTCAATCTCATCAAGAATATTTAGATTTTTGGTATACAGATTTAATCGATAAAATAGGCATGAATTCTATGCTAATAGAAACTGATTTAGAAGGCAATTATGTAGGGTCTTCTTATGCTTGGGCATCAGCCAGAGATTGGGCTAAATTGGGCTTACTTTATTTAAAAAATGGAAACTGGAAAGGCGAACAACTCTTTGATGAAAATTGGGTAAAATATGCTACAGAACCTACACCAAGCTCTAAAGGTTGGTATGGTGCTCAAATTTGGCTTAATGCTGGCAATAGGTACCCAAGCGTTTCTAAGAACATGTACTTTTTTAGTGGTTACCAAGGGCAAAATGTATTTATTTTGCCAGATGAAGAAATGGTAATTGTAAGGCTAGGTTTAACCAAAAACGCAGACGTAAATACCTTTCTAGAAAAAGTTGTTAACAGCATCCGAAATTAAACTTAACGTTAAATGTCTGATAATAACTGAAATCTGTTAAATTCTTGTTAATAAGTTTCGACTTTTTTATTTACTTTTAGGCTTTAAAATTAAAAAACATTCTTTTTCCCTCCTTGACAGGTGTTTTTTTGCCTATGAAATAATTAATTTATTTAATAAAGATGATTTATAGTTACCTTCATTCTATTCTATTAAACATTAAAAAACTTACCTTAATTTTAGTACTTAGTTCACCTGTTTTATTAGGTCAAAACTTAGTACATAACTTTGAATTTAATGGTAATTTAAATGATACTAAACTTACTGGAGTTAGTTTAACAGCAACCAATGTAGCATCTTCGAGCTTTAGTTCAAACCCAAATAGATGGACCTGGTCTCAACCAAGTACTCCTGGAGGAGGTTTAATTTTACAAACCGATAAATTGGTTGATGAAGAAAGCTATTCTATAGGTTTTAGAATTTCTTATCAGAATACAGGTAACCCAGATGGAACCTCTAAAAGCTATAAAAAAATTCTTTCCTTTAAGGGCCCTACAGATGATAATGGGCTTTATTTTAATCATCAAAACTTACAGTTTTTTCCTTTTGGTGCGAATAATGCAGTAACTTATACACCAAACGTTTTTTACGATTTCATTTTAACAAGAACAGCAGATTCTAAAGAATTATATGTTTATATAGTAGAGAATGATGGTTCTGTAACCTTAGTATATTCTAAGATAGACACCAATGATTCTGCAGTACCTAGATTGGTTGGAGGTAAACACGAATTTATCTTTTTTAAAAATGATGGTACAGGTTCAGAAAATACACCTGGTGGAACTGTAGAAGGAATTCGTTTGTGGGATGGCCCTTTAAATCAATCACAAATTGGCGCTGCTCTTTCTTCTGTAACAACTAATCCTGCTACAAACGTATTTGGTTCAACAGCTACTTTAAATGGCGAGGTTAACCCACAAGGTTCAACCTCTAATTTTGAATTTGAGTATGGGTTAACTACAAGTTATGGTCAAACTATAACGCCTACACCTTCTTCAGGCAATGCATCTTCAGCAATTACTGTATCAGCAAATTTAACCGGTTTAACACCAGGTATTGAATATCATTACAGGTTAAAATCTACAAATACAGCAGGTGATTCATTTGGTTCAGACCAAACATTTACAACCATTTCTCCTGGTGGAGTTAATGGTGCAGGTTTATGGTTAAATAGCAGTGATGGTGTTTCAAATTCTGGAGATAATCTTACCAATTGGGATGACCAATCTGGAGCCAATACATTTACTATTGTTGGTAACCCAAAAGTTGTAAATAATGCCATAAATTTTAACAAAGCCATTGCGTTTGATGGTGTAGATGACTATCTACAAGGGAGTCAACCCATAATTTTTCAAAATATATATGCTGTTTATAAAAGAAATAGCGCCACAGAAAAAGACCCTTTAATAGGTGTTAATAAAGGTGTAGAAGGTTATGATGGTAGTATGCTTGTTGGCCCAAATATGTGGGTTTCAAACTCATCTTCTGGTCAAGGAATAATTTTTCAATCTGCAGGAGATTTAGGAACTTCAAAGGCTAGAATAGCGGTTTCTGAGATTATACCTGCTAATAATTTAAATAACCAATTTAGCTCTATTGATGGAAAAGTGTTTTCTACATCAGAAGTTACAAGTACTGGATCGTCTATAAGCACTTTTGCAGGAACCCCACTAATAGGTACAGATTTTGCATCTACAAATAGAGATTATTTTGATGGGGAAATCGCTGAATTAATAATGTTCTCTAACACCCATACAGAACTTCAACGAAAAAAAATAATCACGTATTTAGCCATTAAATATGGTATTACTTTAGACCCTTCTGTTGGTAGCTATATTACTTCTAATGGAACCGTTCTTTGGGATAATACTAGTTATTGGAATGATGTTTTTGGGATTGGTAGATCTAATGTGGATGGATTAAACTTAAAAGTATCTAACCCAATTAATACTGGTTTTGGAGATGGAAAAGGTATTCCAGGTAAAGGTAACGTTACAATTTCAAACCCCACTAATTTAGCTGATGGAGAATTTTTAATGATTGGCCATGACAATGGTGCATTGACAGAACAGTCTACAGATTTACCTTCTGCAAGTATTGGCAAAACACGTATAACCAGAGAGTGGAAAGTAAAAAATACAAATAATGTAAATGGTATTAATGTTACTTTTAGTTTAGACAGTATTTGCCTTTCTGGAGTTTTAAATACTGATTATACCTTAATTATAGATGAAGATGGAAATGGCGATTTTACTGATGGTACCATAACCCAATTTACAGCTTCTGCAATATCATTAGAAACTTTAATATTTCAAGGTGTTACATTAGTTGATGGTGCCGTTTTTACAATTCAAGGCACACCTGCATCAATTGCTTTATCTTCTGCTAGTACTACAGATAACCAAGAAATTTGTATTACAGACCCAATTACAGACATCACCTACGATGCAAAAAATATAGATAGTGCTACCATTACAGGTTTACCAACAGGTTTAACCGGTAGTTTTAACAATGTTGCTAAAGTTTTTACCATTTCTGGCACGCCTACACAAACAGGTAATTTTACGTACACCATAAACACAGTAAGCTCACAATGTAGTACAGCACCAACTATTACTGGTAAAATCACTATTTATGAGGCAGAAACTGTTAGTGCTGCATCAAGCTCACCAACTGTAGGAACCAACCAAACTTTACCACCAATAACACATACTACTACTGGTGCTACTGGTATTGGTACTGCAACAGGTTTACCAACAGGAGTTACTGCAAATTATGCTGCAGATGTAATCACTTTAAGTGGTACACCAACTTTGGCAGGTACTTATAATTATAGTATTCCTTTAACTGGTAAATGCGGAAATGTAAGTGCTACAGGTACCATAATTGTAACTGATAATTTAGATACAGATGGTGATGGAGTGTTAGATTCTGACGATTTAGATGCAGATAATGATGGTATTTTAAATACAGATGAAGGTTTTGGGGCTATAATTCCTGCAAGACCAATAAGCACATATACCTCATCAACATCAATCAAAGCTGCTGCTGGACCAAGTATTTCAAATCCTACAAACGGTTATGTGGTTACAGATAAATCAACTACTGGTAAATTTGCTTTTGAAGCTGTTTCAAGATCAGAAGATGGTTCTGGAGGTGGTATTGGTACAATCTCTTTTGTAGAAATAGATGTAGACTTTGCACCAAAAGAAACCGTAAGTAATGTTGTAGTAGACTTTAAAATAGGTAGTCAATCTAGTGCTACAGGTAATGGGTATTTTGATGATGGTATTTATATAGAAATTAACGGAGTTATTGTGGTTAATTTTAACTATGCACAATATAACGTTTCTGCATTCAATAACATATTTGATCTTAATGGTGGTGGATGGGCTCCTTGGAATGGAGAAGGGAACCCCACTCTTGAATTGGATTTATTGGGTAGACAAGTACGTTTAATGGCAGACACTAAGAATGGTGGACGCCAAGATGCCTTGCCTTTTATTACCAATGCAAAACCTAACCCAATGCCATTGGTAGATTTTGAAAAAGGTGTAAGAGTAGGTACAGCTTTTAACAACGAAAATGGTCCAGGAGGTATAGGTATACAAACCTTATCATTCTCTGCAGATGTAACTACACACATAGATAGTAATAATGATGGGGTGTTTGACTACTTATCTGATGATGGTGATAGTGATGGTTGTAATGATGTAGATGAAGCATATGGAACAGGTTTTGATACCAATGGAAATGGACAATATGGAGCAACACCAACCTTAGCTAATGGAGGTGTAAATGCCAATGGTTTAGTAGTTGCTGCTGGTATTGCAGCAAGTACTCGTGCTTATACAAAAAGTCCTTTAGATGCAGATTCAAATGGTACAAAAGACTTTCAACAACTAAGTCAAAAGTTAGGAGCTATTTCCACGCAATCTACTGCAGTAACTTCTACAATTGATACTGATGCCGTTTTTACAGTAGATTACACCTTAACAGGTTCAGGCACAGACACCTCTGTTATTCAATGGTACCTTAAAGAAAATGGTACAGGAGCAGAACAAAAATTAACAAATTCAACAATTACTGCTGGTAGTTTTAATGAGGCTTATAGTGGTGTAGATACTAAAACACTTACAGTATCTAACTTTAACAGTACAGATAATGGGCATGTATATTTTGCTAAAATCACTAATCCTGCTTTGGCATGTGACCCTGAATTAACTACAAGTGAAGTTGCATTAACAGTTACACCACACGCAATTGTGGCTACTTTAGACACCTACACTATCGTACAAAATAGCACAGGCGATTTAGCTACAAGTTTAATAGCAAATGATCTATTTAAAGGAGTAGCTGCAACAAGTTCTGATTTAAACGTAACTGTAACCGACTTTGGCACTACCAATGGTAATGTAACCTTTAATGCTGCAACAAACTCTTTAGTTACACAGGCTGCTTTAGCTCCAGGAAGTTACACTATACAATATCAAATTTGTGAAAAGGCAGATCCAACCAATTGTGATTCAACCACTGTAAATTTAGTAGTTCAGTTAGATACAGATGCAGATGGTGTTCCAGATGTTACAGATTTAGATGATGATAATGATGGAATTTTAGACACTGTAGAAGGAGAATGTATACTACCCACTCAAATGCGTTTAGGATATATACCAAATGCTAGAGATTTAGATGGAGATGATGGCTATACTCTAGATGGTAATAATATGAGTAATGCACTTACTCAAAAAATTCAAAATCCAGCAAATTTTGGTCCTTCAGGTATTGTAAAAACAGAAATTGTTTTAGTGCCTATAAACGCAAGCCCGATAACCAAAACCGATTTAGATAATTTAAATTTAGATGCTATATTTATTGGTGGTATAGATAAAATTCCAACTATAGAATCTTGGCTTTCAGATGCAGAATTCACGGCTATAAAAACATGGTCTTCAAGTCCTAACAAAACAGTTATAGTTACGCAAGCATCATCTACAAAATGGGGCAGAGTTCTTAAATCGGGTAATACAAACCCAGACACACCAACTACAATTGGTGCCTCAA contains the following coding sequences:
- a CDS encoding type I phosphomannose isomerase catalytic subunit, translating into MNFYPLKFTPLYKYRIWGGEKLKTELNKEYTEENIGESWEISDVSGDETLVADGNLVGKSLRDLTNEFKGDFVGNNVYEKFGEEFPLLIKFIDAKTPLSIQVHPSNEIAKERHNSFGKNEMWYVMQADEEAELIVGFDKEINKDEYKEHLKNNTILDVMHHENVNKGDTFYIPTGRVHAIGAGVLLAEIQQTSDITYRIYDYDRVDAKTGKKRDLHNEQAIDVIDYQVHDSYKTSYELDKNKSNKLVHSPYFTTNILDVDSKIEKDYSAIDSFIIFMCVEGNATIHHENKTYSINCGETILLPAAINSINIEASNAKLLEVYY
- a CDS encoding zinc metalloprotease; this encodes MRKSLLGLLLATGIFVGCQDETTDISNDQQSKIDMSDFFVHTDDLEAKGPSEKDGKECYSMQVLNRQLAENKGLYKKMYDIEYATRSFIAGKKPSGAGNGNGNGGGGNDGGGDPPVSDNLGIVNIPVYVHVVYSNSNENISDAQINSQIAVLNDDFRRTNNDANNTPSAFAGVAADTEITFSLAGTFRNASTTTAWGTNNAVKSAYPPVTPETHMNIWVANIGGGILGYAQFPGGSLATDGIVVSPQYFGTTGYVAAPFDGGRTTTHEVGHYLNLRHIWGDGRCNRDDFVADTPSSDRPNYGCPTTAYHCRSNDQFMNYMDYTDDACMNMFSEGQKERMRALFASGGGRASIAGN
- a CDS encoding aminotransferase class V-fold PLP-dependent enzyme, whose amino-acid sequence is MFNVDKIREDFPILKRKVHGKPLVYFDNAATSQTPQVVIDTIVDYYSNYNANIHRGVHTLSQEATDKYEEARIKIQHHFNAKEAYEIILTAGTTHAINMVASGFESLLSKGDELIVSALEHHSNIVPWQMLCEKTGAILKVIPMTADGVLDLQTYHELLNENTKLVFCNHVSNALGTVNPIEEIIEAAHKVNAAVLIDGAQATPHIKPDVQALDVDFYVASAHKLCGPTGVGLLYGKQEWLEKLPPYQGGGEMIATVSFKKTTYAGLPHKFEAGTPNICGGIAFGAALDYMNSVGFDNIASYENDLLVYATEELLKIEGLKIYGTSAEKTAVISFNVNEIHPYDIGAILDKLGIAVRTGHHCAQPIMDYFQIPGTVRASFSFYNTKNEIDVFVNALKRAVTMLS
- a CDS encoding serine hydrolase; this encodes MKILKRILLLFSISLILIIFFNYPKLNMLSGYAAKSTASSVFLAERDLDVTNATDNNFSPVNLATNTVNADKKIAISSAFGLLTRKAIYRDGLGAVLTLSKEDESATYLKPKRSIPDNKTPYPYGNAEQKDTIFNNIDYSKLDDALTYLFDEKNQTRAAIILYKDQIIAEKYADGFTKESKLLGWSMTKSITSTIFGILEHQQKINVQDKAPIAAWKNDERSKITIHNLLQMNSGLEWDENYDKISDATKMLFLERDMTKTQELKELAGQPNQSWNYSSGTTNLLSGILRKQFQSHQEYLDFWYTDLIDKIGMNSMLIETDLEGNYVGSSYAWASARDWAKLGLLYLKNGNWKGEQLFDENWVKYATEPTPSSKGWYGAQIWLNAGNRYPSVSKNMYFFSGYQGQNVFILPDEEMVIVRLGLTKNADVNTFLEKVVNSIRN